One window of the Zygotorulaspora mrakii chromosome 6, complete sequence genome contains the following:
- the AFG3 gene encoding AAA family ATPase AFG3 (similar to Saccharomyces cerevisiae AFG3 (YER017C); ancestral locus Anc_7.168), with protein MSNVVGSRRPIGAMMCFTSRAVRSVFTRSYQVCPRPNVYKKGHVREHRRLLHFSFNPNFKNTHINLSSQDEKKPQHNKDNKSEGNGGKKENGEENEKNSDKKRKNGEQEFKSLSEYFRSKEFAKTMYLTVGSIVLFNLITSSDKPAGADLQPLTFQDFKTKYLEKGLVKRLYVVNKFLVEAELTPQVDHDGNARQSGFLGSGPPVVAFTIGSVDIFEEQMEDIQDKLKITPEDRIPITYVQRASIFQYLFPFLPTIILLGGLYFITRKVGGGANGAGGGGGPFGGMFGVNKSKAKLFNKETDIKVSFKDVAGCNEAKQEIMEFVHFLKNPAKYTALGAKIPRGAILSGPPGTGKTLLAKATAGEAGVPFLSVSGSEFVEMFVGVGASRVRDLFEQARKMAPSIIFVDEIDAIGKERGKGGAMGGANDEREATLNQLLVEMDGFSTSDQVVVLAGTNRPDVLDPALMRPGRFDRHIQIDAPDVEGRKAIYLVHLRKLNLDKILTKSDREREELAGKLAALTPGFAGADIANACNEAALIAARNNAPCIELYHFEQAIERVIAGLEKKSRVLSPEEKKTVAYHEAGHAVCGWYLKYADPLLKVSIIPRGQGALGYAQYLPPDQYLISEEQFQHRMIMALGGRVSEEIHFPSVTSGAHDDFKKVTQMASAMVCSLGMSPKIGCISYDQGDVSFQVNKPFSEVTANNIDSEVKRIVGDAHAKCEKLLTDNLEKVDKVAKELLSKEAITREDMIRLLGPRPFPERNEAFEKYLDPKNINNGENTSPATN; from the coding sequence ATGAGTAATGTTGTCGGTAGCAGACGCCCAATAGGTGCCATGATGTGTTTCACATCTAGGGCGGTCAGGAGCGTTTTTACCAGGAGCTATCAAGTATGTCCGAGGCCAAACGTCTATAAAAAGGGCCATGTAAGGGAACATAGAAGGCTGctgcatttttcattcaatccaaatttcaaaaatactCATATAAATTTGTCTTCTCAAGACGAGAAGAAGCCTCAACACAATAAGGATAATAAAAGTGAAGGCAATGGtggtaaaaaagaaaatggcgAAGAAAACGAGAAGAACAGCGataagaaaaggaaaaatggTGAGCAGGAGTTTAAATCTTTGTCTGAGTATTTTAGGTCTAAGGAGTTTGCCAAGACAATGTATCTGACTGTCGGATCAATTGTCCTATTCAACCTTATAACTTCATCTGATAAGCCGGCAGGTGCTGACTTGCAACCTTTAacatttcaagatttcaaaacaaagtATTTGGAAAAGGGTTTAGTGAAGCGATTATATGTAGTTAACAAATTTTTGGTGGAAGCAGAGCTGACGCCTCAAGTTGACCATGATGGCAACGCACGTCAATCAGGGTTTTTGGGATCAGGACCACCTGTGGTCGCATTTACGATAGGGTCTGTCgacatttttgaagagcAGATGGAAGATATACAGGACAAGCTGAAGATAACTCCAGAAGATAGGATACCTATAACGTATGTTCAACGTGcgtcaatttttcaatatctgttCCCCTTTTTGCCAACTATAATTCTTTTGGGTGGATTATATTTCATCACAAGGAAAGTCGGCGGAGGGGCAAACGGTgctggtggtggtggtggacCATTTGGTGGTATGTTTGGTGTCAACAAGTCTAAGgcaaaacttttcaataaagaGACTGATATCAAAGTATCGTTCAAGGATGTTGCGGGATGCAACGAAGCAAAACAAGAAATCATGGAGTTTGTGCACTTTTTAAAGAACCCTGCAAAGTATACAGCACTAGGTGCTAAGATTCCTAGAGGTGCAATATTGTCAGGGCCACCAGGTACAGGTAAAACTTTACTAGCCAAAGCTACAGCGGGTGAGGCAGGAGTTCCTTTTCTCTCCGTTTCCGGTTCTGAATTTGTCGAGATGTTTGTCGGTGTTGGTGCATCCAGAGTTCGTGacctttttgaacaagcaagaaaaatggcaCCTTCAATCATCTTCGtcgatgaaattgatgctATTGGtaaagaaagaggaaaaggTGGTGCCATGGGAGGGgcaaatgatgaaagagaGGCAACTTTAAATCAACTTTTGGTGGAAATGGATGGATTTAGTACTTCAGATCAAGTCGTTGTTCTTGCAGGTACGAATAGACCAGATGTTTTAGATCCTGCTTTGATGAGACCCGGAAGATTTGATAGAcatattcaaattgatGCACCTGATgttgaaggaagaaaagcCATTTATCTAGTGCATTTGAGAAAGTTAAATCTGGATAAAATTCTTACTAAATCCGATCGCGAACGTGAAGAATTAGCTGGGAAATTAGCTGCCTTAACACCAGGTTTTGCTGGGGCAGATATAGCAAATGCGTGTAATGAAGCAGCATTGATTGCTGCAAGAAATAATGCACCCTGCATCGAGctttatcattttgaacAGGCGATCGAGAGGGTGATTGCTGGGTTGGAGAAAAAATCTCGAGTACTCTCAccagaagagaaaaaaactgTAGCATATCATGAAGCTGGACATGCAGTTTGTGGATggtatttgaaatatgctGACCCGTTATTGAAGGTAAGTATTATTCCTCGTGGACAAGGCGCTCTTGGTTATGCTCAGTATCTACCTCCTGATCAATATTTAATCAGTGAAgaacaatttcaacataGAATGATAATGGCGCTTGGGGGTCGTGTATCCGAAGAGATACATTTCCCTTCTGTCACTAGTGGGGCGCatgatgatttcaaaaaagtcaCACAAATGGCCAGTGCGATGGTATGTTCCTTAGGAATGTCACCCAAGATTGGTTGTATTTCATACGACCAAGGAGATGTGTCATTTCAAGTAAATAAGCCATTCAGTGAGGTAACTGCCAATAATATTGATTCAGAAGTAAAACGAATCGTGGGTGACGCGCATGCCAAGTGTGAAAAATTACTAACCGATAACTTGGAAAAAGTCGATAAGGTGGCGAAAGAGTTGTTGTCAAAAGAAGCTATTACGAGAGAAGATATGATTCGATTACTTGGACCAAGGCCCTTCCCCGAAAGAAACgaagcatttgaaaaatatctggATCCAAAGAATATAAATAATGGTGAAAATACATCACCTGCTACAAATTAG
- the MRPS5 gene encoding mitochondrial 37S ribosomal protein uS5m (similar to Saccharomyces cerevisiae MRPS5 (YBR251W); ancestral locus Anc_7.170), whose translation MLRRQFSTSIRLLQHYDDALLSKYYPKELLKSIKLAQEVIPSNTQFNVSRNVEFASSYMDDFSKLDSYWDYKPGMPHIHSQEDDLIRNAIYDWSKVQQPLPGNGHQLPPGVSLPSADGRSSKTLDVARGLQKQTGVDVNYITRKLVMKPLIMKRVSNQTGKGKIASFYALVVVGDRNGMVGLGEGKSRDEMSKAISKAHWDAIRNLKEIPRYENRTIYADIDFRYHGVKLHLRSAKPGFGLRVNHVIFEICECAGIKDLSGKVYKSRNDMNIAKGTVEALVGAQKTLEEIALGRGKKIVDVRNIYYSG comes from the coding sequence ATGCTCAGGAGACAGTTTTCAACTAGCATACGTCTTTTGCAACATTATGATGATGCGCTTTTATCAAAGTACTATCCAAAAGaattattgaaatcaatcAAATTAGCACAGGAGGTGATACCAAGTAATACGCAGTTCAATGTTTCGCGCAATGTTGAATTCGCCTCTTCATATATGGACGATTTCAGCAAGCTCGACTCTTACTGGGATTATAAACCAGGTATGCCACACATCCATTCGCAGGAGGACGATCTAATTAGAAACGCGATCTATGATTGGAGCAAGGTGCAGCAACCATTGCCAGGCAACGGTCATCAGCTTCCTCCGGGTGTTTCATTACCGTCTGCGGACGGCCGCTCATCCAAGACATTGGATGTTGCGAGAGGTCTGCAAAAACAAACAGGTGTCGACGTAAATTATATAACAAGGAAACTGGTCATGAAGCCGTTGATCATGAAGCGTGTGTCAAACCAAACCGGGAAAGGTAAAATTGCGTCTTTCTACGCTCTAGTGGTTGTTGGTGATCGCAATGGTATGGTAGGTCTTGGCGAAGGGAAATCTCGTGACGAAATGTCAAAGGCTATTTCCAAGGCTCATTGGGATGCAATCCGTAACCTAAAAGAGATTCCTAGGTACGAAAACAGAACCATTTATGCCGATATAGACTTCAGATATCATGGTGTAAAATTACACTTAAGGAGTGCAAAACCAGGCTTCGGTCTCCGGGTCAACCATGtaatatttgaaatatgcGAATGCGCGGGTATTAAAGATCTTAGTGGGAAAGTCTACAAATCGAGGAACGACATGAATATTGCAAAAGGAACAGTTGAAGCCCTCGTCGGCGCTCAAAAGACCCTTGAAGAAATAGCATTAGGGAGAGGTAAGAAAATCGTAGACGTTAGAAATATCTACTATTCAGGTTAA
- the DUT1 gene encoding bifunctional dITP/dUTP diphosphatase (similar to Saccharomyces cerevisiae DUT1 (YBR252W); ancestral locus Anc_7.173) yields MTEQKPKTQKLANSLKVQLRSPDATAPTKGSKTAAGYDIYASKAEIIPAQGQGLVSTDVSFTVPVGTYGRIAPRSGLAVKHGIQTGAGVVDRDYTGEVKVILFNHSQKAFEIKKGDRIAQLILERIVDDAEVVIVESLEDTDRGAGGFGSTGK; encoded by the coding sequence ATGACTGAACAGAAACCTAAAACTCAAAAGCTTGCAAACAGTTTGAAAGTACAGCTCCGGTCTCCAGATGCCACAGCTCCAACAAAGGGCTCTAAAACGGCGGCAGGCTATGACATTTATGCTTCTAAAGCCGAAATCATCCCTGCACAAGGACAAGGACTAGTCTCTACAGATGTTTCATTCACTGTTCCCGTGGGGACATACGGTAGAATCGCACCGAGATCAGGTTTGGCCGTCAAACACGGTATACAGACAGGCGCCGGTGTAGTCGACAGGGATTATACAGGCGAAGTCAAGGTCATTCTATTTAACCATTCGCAGAAGGCTTTTGAGATTAAAAAAGGTGATCGTATCGCTCAATTGATTCTGGAGAGAATTGTGGATGACGCCGAAGTGGTCATCGTAGAAAGCCTGGAAGACACCGACAGGGGTGCTGGTGGCTTCGGCAGTACAGGTAAATAA
- the SRB6 gene encoding Srb6p (similar to Saccharomyces cerevisiae SRB6 (YBR253W); ancestral locus Anc_7.174) gives MSNQALFEKLDQTSELLSAKLIELIKLSAIEQQNNDPADTPASELSIATNGVTLVNNQTMQLIKGVKDLLVLTRSIREKWLLNQIPEDQMNQESEVDTEHLRELLDKCMSEIVGE, from the coding sequence ATGAGTAATCAGGCACTGTTCGAGAAACTTGACCAGACATCCGAGTTGCTATCAGCAAAATTGATAGAGCTGATAAAACTCTCCGCCATCGAGCAACAGAATAATGATCCTGCCGATACACCTGCCTCGGAGCTTTCAATCGCTACAAACGGAGTGACGCTCGTCAACAATCAGACTATGCAATTGATTAAGGGTGTCAAGGATCTTCTGGTACTAACAAGAAGTATCAGAGAAAAGTGGTTATTGAATCAGATTCCGGAGGATCAGATGAATCAGGAAAGTGAAGTAGACACTGAACATTTACGAGAGTTGCTGGACAAATGTATGTCAGAGATAGTTGGCGAATGA
- the DSN1 gene encoding MIND complex subunit DSN1 (similar to Saccharomyces cerevisiae DSN1 (YIR010W); ancestral locus Anc_7.175) encodes MMSGEGSRSGSKTPPRKRTYPLKMETIPMSSSYSELKDAGIGEMGYSGEAMSKSHQNRHTEEEDYAPIDQNVSSYEADDDFKFKRHKTKPMNGVPSLGERLDNLQDMKNAKWVDNFNSSMPMNSQQRSKPDIRPPSMPPSQANQYSQTSQIQQQPAYMPYMYYYPMPTPGHPLMSYMGSPVHPSQLNGTQYMNSSVSMLPNTSLQPFMPPPPVPNHKGEQNSAPQLLPPPSLYPYNFLQQQQQHQQQQQYAQKAKNKSQSSGFNRGRRLSMLASQEDHNMIVSPHKDVPEEDFYRHVGNTSFGRGLQIRQLFNWCVIRSLRKMGNQENEEQAKSEMKEGAYVNPKKIAIVIIEEFVNDLRKGAVNIDWEEEESGSGEEFSDAEDTELRNLFDDDDDDDEVNNNGLNNKNNALKKNSSKKSRNKKNTTKRRNRIANSKNVANEKNLESLQGRIDAIEREIVDWTRVLNDCEVDTEWKQLSKKSTAPPEKTQPLHEEPSIEDIRENITEKMNKLYIHSHLLNSGSEALSQLTGVKLDKLSRKFVPTVHDQNANARSNTQTLLKGLSKSLLE; translated from the coding sequence ATGATGAGTGGGGAGGGGTCCAGATCAGGATCAAAGACGCCCCCTAGGAAGCGCACGTATCCATTGAAGATGGAGACGATCCCAATGTCGTCGTCGTATTCCGAGTTAAAAGATGCGGGTATTGGCGAAATGGGATATAGTGGGGAAGCCATGAGCAAGAGCCATCAGAACCGTCATacggaagaagaagactATGCACCTATAGATCAGAATGTATCCAGCTACGAAgctgatgatgatttcaaattcaagagACACAAAACGAAGCCCATGAATGGTGTACCGTCGCTGGGTGAGCGATTAGACAATTTACAGGATATGAAAAACGCTAAATGGGTTGATAACTTTAATTCTTCGATGCCAATGAATAGCCAACAAAGATCAAAGCCCGATATACGGCCACCCTCAATGCCTCCTTCGCAGGCGAACCAATACTCCCAAACGTCACaaattcaacagcaacCGGCTTATATGCCCTACATGTATTATTATCCTATGCCTACACCGGGGCACCCATTGATGTCATATATGGGATCTCCAGTGCATCCATCACAATTAAACGGAACTCAGTATATGAATTCTTCTGTCTCAATGCTTCCGAATACTTCATTACAGCCTTTCATGCCACCGCCTCCAGTACCGAACCATAAGGGAGAGCAAAATTCAGCCCCTCAGTTACTACCTCCTCCTTCACTATATCCATACAATTTCctgcagcagcagcaacaacatcaacaacaacaacaatatgCCCAGAAGGCCAAAAATAAAAGCCAATCCAGTGGATTTAACAGAGGAAGGCGTTTATCGATGCTGGCATCTCAAGAGGATCATAACATGATAGTTTCGCCGCATAAAGATGTTCCCGAAGAGGACTTTTATAGACATGTCGGAAATACATCATTCGGTAGAGGTTTGCAAATACGGCAGCTGTTCAATTGGTGTGTGATTAGATCGTTGCGAAAGATGGGAAAccaagaaaatgaagaacaGGCAAAATCAGAGATGAAAGAAGGTGCCTATGTAAATcccaaaaaaattgcaattgTCATTATAGAAGAATTCGTCAATGATCTCAGAAAAGGTGCGGTAAATATTGATtgggaagaagaagagtcGGGTAGCGGCGAAGAGTTTTCCGATGCAGAGGACACAGAGCTACGCAATCtatttgatgatgatgacgacgacgatGAGGTTAATAATAATGGACttaataataaaaataatgccctcaagaaaaactcttccaaaaaatctagaaataaaaaaaatacaaccAAGAGGAGGAATAGGATTGCTAACAGTAAAAATGTTGCAAATGAGAAAAACTTGGAAAGTTTGCAAGGGAGAATTGATGCTATAGAGAGGGAAATTGTAGATTGGACTAGAGTACTGAATGATTGTGAAGTAGATACTGAATGGAAACAACTCAGTAAAAAATCGACAGCACCACCAGAAAAAACCCAACCACTTCATGAAGAGCCTTCAATCGAGGATATTCGGGAGAATATAACcgaaaaaatgaataaacTGTACATCCATTCTCATTTGTTAAATTCCGGCTCAGAAGCTCTTTCACAGCTAACAGGCGTCAAGCTGGACAAGTTATCACGAAAATTCGTGCCTACTGTCCATGATCAAAACGCCAATGCACGATCAAATACACAGACATTATTAAAGGGTTTGAGTAAATCATTGTTAGAGTAA
- the TRS20 gene encoding TRAPP subunit TRS20 (similar to Saccharomyces cerevisiae TRS20 (YBR254C); ancestral locus Anc_7.176), whose amino-acid sequence MPQYFAILGKSDNPVYEAEFTTQQGQQGQLQKGFPQHLKELNPFIMHASLDIIEDLQWKLNSNVQHGTNNSGFGSFLRSKNVNVTDNCYLGKVDHFYGLAITAYLTFSGMKFVMIHGNLDKNSTQVDDNAVKSFYQEVHELYIKTLMNPFYKINDPITSAAFDTRVRSLARKYLNK is encoded by the coding sequence ATGCCCCAATATTTTGCAATCCTAGGGAAGAGTGACAATCCCGTTTATGAAGCAGAATTCACAACTCAGCAAGGCCAGCAAGGTCAACTACAAAAAGGCTTCCCACAGCATCTAAAGGAATTGAATCCATTCATAATGCACGCCTCCTTGGATATCATTGAGGACCTACAGTGGAAACTCAATTCTAATGTGCAACATGGTACTAATAACAGCGGTTTTGGCAGCTTTTTACGATCAAAAAATGTGAATGTGACAGACAATTGCTATTTAGGTAAAGTAGATCATTTTTATGGATTAGCAATTACAGCATACTTGACGTTTAGCGGTATGAAATTTGTAATGATTCATGGGAACCTCGATAAAAACAGTACGCAGGTTGATGACAATGCCGTAAAGTCATTTTATCAAGAGGTGCACGAGCTTTATATAAAAACGCTGATGAACCCATTTTACAAGATAAATGATCCAATAACTTCTGCTGCATTTGATACAAGAGTAAGGTCGCTCGCtagaaaatatttgaataaataA
- the MTC4 gene encoding Mtc4p (similar to Saccharomyces cerevisiae YBR255W; ancestral locus Anc_7.177), with protein MIATDSTSDITANSDGKSDGESDDKPNFPEVKPSRIKFVTKILVDSKYGLMDDLNYTRGFPEHHDSTITEETAPAFKGKEYKKKTENPVPVIAFSRNARIKADRVRIYLDYYYSLLERYINIESPEHHHEGVEGVYNPLQIIRNRALRKKYSEQPPRELFIQRSPVIAIKHFSRKPKQKKPWYVTISERSSDLTWRTSHWDELVRPDGYIWFPKGSGSNSTSHKEPARHRRPRIGRMYSADSELSANSPYSAQGLTSSSPEIGKSVKGSPSHSSIPKHIERAMTRPENGDHKIVSEEIEKSRPNRFEQIIGKKSKRWSRSPHLRQKSQGSVDKLVLPLSTPGMSKYSSRTPTHSRRSSSSFIPTSHSAYMTPTEDFSTQRSTLLSALPIEHVRKRSIDQTEEEQIEDVQDLLGNGEFADSTDMLNEGFSMPQTDEQLENYWRSSKYILATLQTMQHRRITHNIVRKRGIAKRDKFQCDQNLDDIFFKTSEVLSTYDKELNKALKKGNSLASKMLNDYSMRVETLISTSDRILSDINTTLTLKLKLFQEDADKFGTLKGMQSQRFTRALYRILEYAIVSVLWSVWLVVSIIKWIKYSILLAFKIILWMLW; from the coding sequence ATGATTGCGACAGACTCAACATCGGATATCACTGCCAACAGTGACGGGAAAAGTGATGGCGAAAGTGACGACAAGCCCAATTTCCCTGAAGTAAAACCCAGCAGAATAAAATTTGTCACCAAGATACTTGTGGACAGCAAGTATGGTTTAATGGATGATCTAAATTATACCAGAGGATTTCCAGAGCATCATGATAGTACTATTACAGAGGAGACGGCACCTGCTTTCAAAGGCAAAGAATataagaagaaaacagAGAATCCTGTACCGGTCATAGCATTTTCAAGGAATGCTAGAATTAAAGCAGATAGAGTGAGAATTTATCTCGATTACTACTATAGTTTACTGGAAAGGTATATAAATATCGAAAGTCCAGAGCATCACCATGAAGGCGTGGAAGGAGTTTATAACCCACTACAGATTATACGAAATAGAGCATTGCGCAAAAAGTATAGCGAGCAACCACCTCGTGAGCTTTTCATCCAGAGATCACCTGTAATAGCCATCAAACATTTTTCTAGGAAGCCCAAGCAAAAGAAACCGTGGTACGTCACTATAAGTGAAAGATCAAGCGATTTGACATGGAGAACATCTCATTGGGATGAATTAGTTCGTCCAGATGGTTATATATGGTTTCCAAAGGGCAGTGGATCAAACAGTACATCGCATAAAGAACCGGCTCGTCATCGTAGGCCTCGAATAGGGCGGATGTATTCTGCAGACTCAGAACTATCTGCCAATTCCCCGTATTCTGCCCAGGGGCTAACTTCAAGTTCACCAGAGATCGGCAAATCTGTCAAGGGAAGTCCTTCTCATAGTAGTATTCCTAAACATATAGAACGTGCAATGACTAGGCCCGAAAACGGGGATCATAAAATTGTATCAGAAGAGATTGAGAAATCACGGCCTAACAGATTCGAGCAAATAATAGGAAAGAAATCCAAAAGATGGTCCAGATCACCTCATTTGCGCCAGAAAAGTCAAGGCTCCGTTGATAAGTTAGTATTGCCCCTTTCCACACCTGGGATGTCAAAGTACTCTAGCAGGACACCTACTCATAGCAGGCGAAGTAGCAGCAGCTTTATACCCACGAGTCACAGTGCCTACATGACTCCTACTGAAGATTTTTCTACTCAAAGATCCACTTTGTTAAGCGCTCTTCCAATCGAGCACGTTAGGAAACGATCGATTGATCAGacagaagaagaacaaaTCGAAGATGTGCAGGATCTACTCGGAAATGGAGAGTTTGCAGACTCAACAGACATGCTCAATGAAGGATTTTCCATGCCACAAACCGACGAACAATTAGAAAATTACTGGAGAAGTTCTAAATACATTTTAGCTACTTTGCAAACAATGCAACACCGGCGCATCACTCATAATATAGTCAGGAAGAGAGGTATCGCGAAACGCGATAAATTCCAATGCGATCAAAACCTTGacgatatttttttcaaaacgTCTGAAGTTTTGTCGACTTATGacaaagaattgaataaagctttgaaaaaaggtaaCAGTTTAGCATCCAAAATGCTTAATGACTATTCAATGAGAGTGGAAACACTTATATCAACATCAGACAGAATCCTGAGTGATATAAACACAACTTTGACATTAAAATTGAAACTCTTTCAAGAGGATGCTGACAAATTTGGTACCCTCAAGGGAATGCAATCGCAAAGGTTCACCAGAGCACTGTATCGCATTTTGGAATATGCCATAGTCTCAGTTTTATGGAGTGTTTGGCTTGTCGTGAGCATAATCAAATGGATCAAATACAGCATTCTGCTTGCATTCAAGATTATCCTGTGGATGCTGTGGTAA
- the RCF3 gene encoding Rcf3p (similar to Saccharomyces cerevisiae YBR255C-A; ancestral locus Anc_7.178), which translates to MGGQVQPVHYDPATVKQLTKEIAVASCIGAAQGAMVSIVSSLLLSRFSTVFRNVRNQVKVFYHCSWISMGAVFQADKQLLKFQSKYYETELKRRERILDEAADRGIFLEEESVVSSTTSQ; encoded by the exons ATGGGTGGTCAAGTGCAACCTGTCCATTACGATCCTGCAACTGTAAAACAGCTGACAAAAGAG ATTGCCGTGGCTTCATGCATAGGTGCAGCCCAAGGTGCAATGGTTAGCATTGTAAGCTCACTTCTATTAAGCAGGTTCTCGACCGTATTTAGAAATGTTAGAAATCAGGTAAAAGTGTTCTATCACTGTAGCTGGATTTCCATGGGCGCTGTATTTCAAGCTGATAAGCagttattgaaatttcaatctaAATATTATGAGACCGAACTGAAACGAAGGGAGAGAATCCTTGATGAGGCCGCTGATAGGGGCatatttttggaagagGAGTCTGTGGTGTCAAGCACCACTTCACAGTGA
- the STS1 gene encoding Sts1p (similar to Saccharomyces cerevisiae STS1 (YIR011C); ancestral locus Anc_7.179): MNAEDCNEQTNTLAGYSAGFAWGFKSGSGTSTVQQMGGQHPVTSLVEDGNQHKYRCKRKYSSGRDNQEDMGRNVKHMANRGKHTILKRKANLSSNIQGQPLPIQRGLELMNKEQLQNALLDIMKACPQTQQLMNSKLLECNFSTEKCQDLLKIKLEQLYQSIPYSRSSEMNKLNDYAFVRMKPYILEFLNCLVDCILDQIPPRVENVLSSMKFLDLCTDMVANLPRFELTSNNYYYDKCLEQLSYIWCTLIEHIARDVFLTLNGESVICGWISKLEIYNELSNGILSRPLQLFKSLNSVDSNPLHKNTANTGSTTTPFHSPTNNSRLANDQ, from the coding sequence atgaacgCTGAAGATTGTAATGAGCAAACAAACACATTAGCGGGATACTCAGCAGGTTTTGCGTGGGGCTTCAAATCTGGCTCTGGAACTAGTACTGTTCAGCAAATGGGAGGTCAACATCCAGTAACATCTTTGGTTGAAGATGGTAATCAACATAAGTATAGATGCAAAAGAAAGTATTCTTCCGGACGTGACAATCAAGAGGACATGGGTCGCAATGTGAAGCATATGGCAAACAGAGGAAAGCATACTATATTAAAAAGAAAGGCAAatctttcatcaaatattcaagGGCAGCCACTTCCCATTCAAAGAGGTTTGGAGCTCATGAATAAGGAGCAGCTGCAAAATGCATTGTTGGATATTATGAAGGCATGTCCACAAACGCAGCAACTCATGAATTCTAAATTACTAGAATGTAATTTCAGCACAGAGAAGTGCCAAGATTTGCTGAAGATCAAGTTGGAGCAACTATATCAGAGTATCCCATATAGTCGATCATCTGAAATGAATAAGCTTAACGATTATGCATTTGTTCGCATGAAACCTTACATTttagaatttttgaattgtcTAGTGGATTGCATTCTTGACCAGATACCTCCAAGAGTGGAAAATGTACTCAGCTctatgaaatttttggacCTTTGCACAGATATGGTAGCAAATTTGCCAAGATTTGAGTTGACGAGCAATAACTACTATTATGATAAATGTTTGGAACAACTTTCGTATATTTGGTGTACATTGATCGAACATATTGCTAGAGATGTCTTTCTTACTTTGAATGGAGAATCAGTGATATGTGGATGGATCTCTAAATTGGAAATTTATAATGAATTATCAAATGGGATTTTGTCTAGACCTCTGCAATTATTCAAATCTTTAAACTCTGTCGACTCTAATCCACTGCACAAAAATACAGCAAATACTGGTAGCACAACAACTCCCTTTCATAGTCCTACCAATAATAGCAGGCTGGCTAATGATCAATAA